From the Apis cerana isolate GH-2021 linkage group LG3, AcerK_1.0, whole genome shotgun sequence genome, one window contains:
- the LOC107997266 gene encoding RPA-interacting protein-like: protein MENIKLSPSMALKLKTRNNVNRIRHSSPKLQEVLRERCRERMREKRGQLFNRNRFGLEINSKNVQDTLTEIVRKELNNLATTDLNPILNPFFVNEPLDPEEAIELEAKILDEEEQWILEEYERMVQEEIEVLALKADQQVNEVICPICQKSNLIEKENKVACESCDFVLDNCLSVKEIGCLINNCVNIHSIQCKELPGFLPLFENNKMSLYLICDECSTWTFII from the exons atggaaaatataaagttaagtCCATCAATggctttaaaattaaaaactagaaATAATGTCAATAGAATTAGACACAGTTCTCCAAAATTACAAGAAGTTTTAAGAGag agatGTCGAGAGAGAATGCGAGAAAAACGAGGGCagttatttaatagaaatagatttggtttagaaataaattcaaaaaatgtacAAGATACATTAACTGAAATTGTtcgtaaagaattaaataatctgGCTACTACAGATTTAAATCCAATTTTGAAtcctttttttgtaaatgaacCACTTGATCCAGAAGAAGCAATTGAACTTGAAGCTAAAATACTTGATGAAGAag aacaatggatattagaagaatatgaaagaatggtacaagaagaaattgaagtATTAGCACTTAAAGCAGATCAACAAGTAAATGAAGTTATTTGTCCTATATGTcagaaatctaatttaatagaaaaagaaaataaagtagCTTGTGAATCTTGTGATTTTGTATTAGACAATTGTCTAAGTGTGAAGGAAATAGGAtgtcttattaataattgtgtaaatattcattctaTACAATGTAAGGAATTACCTGGTTTCTTGCCACTTTTTGAAAACAATAAGATGTCTTTATATCTAATTTGTGATGAATGTTCAACTTggacatttataatatag